The Treponema succinifaciens DSM 2489 region CGGAAGGGAGGCTTTTTTGTGTTTAAATGGGGAATACAATGTTCCCTGTTATTATCTGACTTGCTCCTGCGATGCTTCTGAAAGATACTCAGTTGATAATCTATTTCAGTTTTATAAAGCAAATGCTGTCCTGTTTATGGTTAAAAAATCCTTTTCCTGTAATGCATTATTGAGTATATGTTTATTATAGTATACATTATAGGTATGTATCAAATTTTTAAAACGGAAAACTACTTAAAGTGGTTCAAGAAACTGCGCGACAACACGGCAAAGTATGCAATCATTTTAAGAATAGAACGTCTTAAAAACGGCAACTTCGGCGATTCTAAAAGCGTGGGTGAAAAAGTTTTTTGAATTGCGAATTGATACTGGAAAAGGATATAGAGTTTATTTTACAAATAAAGATAAGGAAATTATTATTCTTTTAGTCGGAGGAAACAAATCCACGCAAGAAACTGATATACAAAAGGCTAAGGAATTGGCAAAGGATGTCTGAATCATGGAAAAAATAAAGCTTACAGCTTACGACGCGGCTGAATTTTTGGGCACAGAGAAACTTCAGAAAGGCTACCTTGACTATGTGGCGAAAGAAGGCACGCCGGAAGAGCTAATTGAAGCAATAAAGACAGTCGCAAGGGCAAAAGGAATGTCCAAGACCGCAAAGGAAACTGGAATTTCCCGCAGCGGACTTTACAAAGCCCTATCTCCAGACGGAAATCCGACAATAGACACATTGATTAAAATTGCAAAGTCAATAGGATACAATCTGAATATCTCCTTTTCTCCAATAAAGACAAACTGCTGATAGCTCCGAGCTTCTTGCAGAAAAAAAACACACATCCATAAGCACAAAAAAGGCTGCCCAAAGCTGGACAGCCTTTTTGCATTACTAAACTAAGTGCAAATTGCAGCTAGAATTAGAAGCTGAATGTGAAGACAACTGGAACGCACCACATGAATCCATCGTGTGCTTTGCCCTTGTCGTCTTTTCCAGCAGGGATTTCTGAGAATCCTATGCCGTTTGTAATACCCTCAAATCCTACTCCAAGAGAGCCGTTGCTGAAGCCTTTTGAAACGCCTACGAGGAAAGAAACTGCGTCGTCTTTTCCGTCAACCTTAATACCATTCTTGCTGTACTTTGTCTCGCTTATGTAGCGTACATCAGTGTTCAATGTAAGACCGTCCATAACTACATAGTCTACACCGGCGCCGATTCCCCATTTTGGATCAAAGCCAGAGTTCTTGAAGAGTTTTACACCGCCAGCAAGAGAAACCTTCATGGCATCTGAAACCTGGTAACCAGCATTCAATGCGAAGTATGCCTTGTTCTTTGCTCCGCCCCACTCGCCAAAACTTTTTTTGCTGAAGTCGATATCACCAACTTTATAGTCTTCATCAACGATGTCGAATTTTGCACCAATTGCAAGGTTCAAGTTTTCAACTGCTGTAAGGTTAAATGCAACACCGATTTTTCCTGTGTAGTCGCTTTTCTTGTTTCCTACTTTTGTTTCTTCGCTTACACCAGTCCAAAGAACTTTTAAAGTTCCTGTTCCGTCGATTGTATACGCTGCACCAATCTGTGTCTTTTTATAGATGTCATAGGCATCCTGGATGTATGTTCCAGTCTTAAGGAACGGAATGTTTGCCATTACCTTTAGACCTTCAATAGGTGTAACTTCTGCAATGAAGCCGTCTCCAGACTTTTTGTCCATGATTGCGTCATCACCGTTGAAGAACAAATCTGTTGTTCTTGAAGGACGCAGCCAGTCCCATGCTCCGAAGCCGCTTCCCTGTCTGAATCCGTTGTCGCCGTCGTCAAAATATCCGACAGAAAGCTTTACCATGTCAATAGGTTTTACCCAGAGAACAGAGCGATCTCCGTGGCTAATCTTGTCTTCGCCTGCCTGATCACGGATTTCAAATGTGTATCCTGCAGTTCCTTCTTCATTGACACCGTTTACACCAAGTCCGGCAGTACGGGCAGCTGAGCCCCATGCCTGTGTAAGACCTGCTTTGTAGTCCTCGCCATCATTTGCTACAGGTACGAGAACTGCCTTTGTCCACATGCCAAATGTGATTTCTGCGAAAGCAGAAGTAGCTGTAAGTGCGGCAGCCGCTGCGACCGCGATAAGAGTCTTTTTCATCTCTTAGCCTCCTTATTTTTTGCGATACCATACGATATCATATCGTTATTCTACCCCAAGAAAATCTATAAGTCAACAAAAAAATTAAATTTTTGTAACCTTTAGAACTGCCTACGGTTTGTAGAATCAACGCTATATTTTCGGCAAATTCCGCGGAATTCTTTAGCGGAATCTACGGCTTGCTACCCATTGGCAAGTTTTTTCACCTGCTCCAACGAAAGTCCAGTGCACTTTGCAACCACTTCCGGCGCAATCTTTTCCGCAAGCAGTTTTTTTGCAGTTTCTTCAACTTTTTCAGCTGCCATTTCCTTTGCTATGGTTTTTGCAAGCTGCTCGGATTTTTCTTTTACCTGGATTCGCATTTCCTGTTCCCACGTCATAAACCTATGCCTCCATTGCGCATTTGTCTTGGCGTACCTCACTTTTTGCTCAAGCTGGTCTGTAAAGTCCGAGGCCGCATTCAGTCCGTTAAGGAATTTAAAGAATTCCCTTAGGCTTTCCGTGGGCATTTTATCATATTTTGAAGCGTTAAAGAAGACTTTGTGAGTTCCGTCATTTAATAAAACTTCAGAATCCTGCTTGCAAACCTGATGAAAATCATATACGGGAAGTCCGTTGCCAAAGGCATCTTCCATGCACAGAAAAATCACATAGCTTTCATTAAGCTCGCTGTAATCCGCGCCGGAAACAAGGCTGTCAACGTCCATAAGACCTTGGTAATACCTTGCGCGCTTGGCAAGATTCGTTCTGTTTGTAGTCTGAATTTCAATATCAAAGCAGCGTCCTGTTCCGTCCTTTACATAGACATCAAACCGGATTCCCTTTGAATCGTAGTCAACTTTAAAGCTTCGTTCAGCCACAGGAATTTCAATCCGTTCAATTTTTATGTTCAGCAGAAGTTCCAAAAGCTCCTTGCACAAGTCCGGGTTTGCCGTCATGACTTTGCAAAAGATAAAGTTGTCAGCCAGTGTCGCTCGTTCCCATTTTTCCGCGGGAGTCAGTTCATGCATTTCTTCCATAAATCCTCCGCATATTTAATTGCAGAAAATTATCAAAAAAATGCAGATTAAATGGGGAAATTAGTTTTTTAACAAGGCAAGAATTATTGTTGAGGCGGCAAGCAATATCAAAAACACAGTATAAACTGCATTAAACCATTTCTTCTTGCCTTTGTTAACTATAAGCATTACAAATCCAAGCAAAGTTGCAATGCAGGTAAGGAGGCAGAGATTTACTGTTGCTATTAGGTTTTTAGAAATGGTTTCTCTTGCAAATGCCTGGATATTCACGCTTACAAGTGTAAATATTGAAACAAAAACGCCCATTATTGTAAGAACATTTCCATAAATCTTTTCTTTTAAAGATTCAAGATCTTCTTTTGCGTCTTTGTATTCCTTCATAAGCTTGTCGTATTCAGGCTGATATTTTCCAACTCCTACAAAGTCTTTTTCGTTTCTGAATGAAGCTCCGTGCTGCTTGTCGTAAGTCTGCTCAGGGATTTCCTTTAGTTCTTCAAAAACAATCTGTGCAATTCCAAATCCCTTAGAAATTGTAAGAACCGAGTCAGAAATATTTTGAACG contains the following coding sequences:
- a CDS encoding type II toxin-antitoxin system RelE/ParE family toxin; the protein is MKKFFELRIDTGKGYRVYFTNKDKEIIILLVGGNKSTQETDIQKAKELAKDV
- a CDS encoding addiction module antidote protein, yielding MEKIKLTAYDAAEFLGTEKLQKGYLDYVAKEGTPEELIEAIKTVARAKGMSKTAKETGISRSGLYKALSPDGNPTIDTLIKIAKSIGYNLNISFSPIKTNC
- a CDS encoding Rpn family recombination-promoting nuclease/putative transposase, encoding MEEMHELTPAEKWERATLADNFIFCKVMTANPDLCKELLELLLNIKIERIEIPVAERSFKVDYDSKGIRFDVYVKDGTGRCFDIEIQTTNRTNLAKRARYYQGLMDVDSLVSGADYSELNESYVIFLCMEDAFGNGLPVYDFHQVCKQDSEVLLNDGTHKVFFNASKYDKMPTESLREFFKFLNGLNAASDFTDQLEQKVRYAKTNAQWRHRFMTWEQEMRIQVKEKSEQLAKTIAKEMAAEKVEETAKKLLAEKIAPEVVAKCTGLSLEQVKKLANG
- a CDS encoding dCTP deaminase; amino-acid sequence: MLLVDKNIKELVSQGKLIVSGYKEENLKGIAYELSVDCVYDSQKNTVLSFELKPGDVVYIKSNEEIELPPQLTARIIERNSVMRMGLKVDGPQYIPGHRTFCFLRVQNISDSVLTISKGFGIAQIVFEELKEIPEQTYDKQHGASFRNEKDFVGVGKYQPEYDKLMKEYKDAKEDLESLKEKIYGNVLTIMGVFVSIFTLVSVNIQAFARETISKNLIATVNLCLLTCIATLLGFVMLIVNKGKKKWFNAVYTVFLILLAASTIILALLKN